A single genomic interval of Arthrobacter globiformis harbors:
- a CDS encoding helix-turn-helix transcriptional regulator, translating into MSAQRTERLLNLLIALLNSRYGLRRSELREKIYAGGAASDAAFGRMFERDKNDLRDFGFDVETVTDLGWSSDDPGTTRYRIGKESNRLPDVELTPDEWTVLLLASQLWEQAALGTAASNALRKLQAAGGLADVELPAGVQPRIKPAGQAFEDLVAAMHAQHAVRFLYLAGSTGREEERVVEPWGLGSRFGQWYLVGFDRRRKAKRFFRLSRLTSAVTILDREAFTPPAGFNVRAELNGLPELPVSSAVVEVRSGKLLGLRKRAAGPASQEADTDVSQNMEADAGWDRLSVPYRDAEVLGEELASYGPNVRVVSPGELSAAVQRRLANAAAFIDAPVPPYSFAHAGTGKRTRKRTSEDQLKRMLQLVPFLVRNQGLPIEEVADRFGVTRQELEGDLLILICSGLPQGYPDELLDIQWEEGHVFISQSMELNRPVRFTVDEACALLTGLETLNGLPELAEGSALESVTLKLMAAAGEEGLRAAALSGPEVAPGNSANLEVIRDAIESGSQLHLVYLSAQKDTLSERDVDPLRLYSMDNTWYFEAYCHSAAGLRNFRLDRIEDLAPTGKPASSGMKPDGGFPAKLFTPNDDDTLVTVQLTARGAGLADDYYAERTAPLPDGGLMAEIRFGNTAWLPMFVAQHGGTARILEPEALARASRDWIGAALAQYNG; encoded by the coding sequence GTGTCCGCCCAACGTACTGAACGCCTGCTGAACCTCCTGATCGCCCTGCTGAACTCGCGGTACGGCCTCAGGCGCAGTGAGCTGCGGGAGAAAATCTATGCCGGCGGCGCGGCCAGTGACGCCGCCTTTGGCCGCATGTTCGAACGCGACAAAAACGACCTTCGGGACTTTGGCTTCGACGTCGAGACGGTCACCGACCTGGGCTGGAGTTCCGACGATCCCGGCACCACCCGGTACCGGATTGGCAAGGAGTCCAACCGCCTGCCGGATGTGGAGCTCACCCCGGACGAGTGGACGGTCCTGCTGCTGGCTTCGCAGCTCTGGGAACAGGCGGCTCTGGGCACGGCGGCGAGCAACGCCCTCCGCAAGCTTCAGGCCGCGGGCGGGCTGGCCGACGTCGAACTTCCGGCCGGCGTGCAGCCGCGCATCAAGCCGGCCGGCCAGGCGTTCGAGGATCTCGTGGCCGCCATGCACGCCCAGCATGCCGTCCGCTTCCTCTATCTGGCCGGCAGCACGGGGCGGGAGGAGGAGCGCGTCGTTGAGCCCTGGGGCCTGGGCAGCCGCTTCGGCCAGTGGTACCTCGTCGGCTTTGACCGGCGCCGAAAGGCGAAGCGCTTTTTCCGGCTGTCGCGCCTCACGTCTGCCGTGACAATCCTGGACAGGGAGGCCTTCACGCCGCCCGCCGGCTTCAACGTGCGTGCCGAGCTGAACGGCCTTCCGGAGCTTCCGGTCAGCTCCGCCGTCGTGGAGGTCCGCAGTGGCAAGCTCCTGGGGCTGCGAAAGCGGGCCGCCGGGCCTGCGTCTCAGGAGGCGGACACGGACGTGTCCCAGAATATGGAGGCCGACGCCGGGTGGGACCGTCTGAGCGTCCCCTACCGTGACGCTGAGGTGCTCGGGGAGGAGCTGGCCTCCTACGGGCCGAACGTCAGGGTGGTGAGCCCCGGGGAGCTGTCCGCTGCCGTGCAGCGCCGTCTGGCGAATGCCGCCGCCTTCATCGACGCTCCGGTGCCGCCGTATTCGTTCGCGCATGCCGGGACGGGGAAACGGACCCGCAAGCGCACGTCGGAAGACCAGCTCAAGCGGATGCTGCAGCTGGTCCCGTTCCTGGTCCGCAACCAGGGCCTGCCCATCGAGGAGGTGGCCGACAGGTTTGGGGTGACCCGCCAGGAGCTGGAGGGCGATCTGCTGATCCTGATCTGTTCCGGCCTGCCGCAGGGATACCCGGACGAGCTGCTGGACATCCAGTGGGAGGAGGGGCACGTTTTCATCAGCCAGTCCATGGAGCTGAACCGGCCGGTTCGCTTCACCGTGGACGAGGCCTGCGCGCTGCTCACGGGTCTCGAGACCTTGAACGGCCTGCCGGAGCTGGCCGAAGGAAGCGCCCTGGAATCGGTGACGCTCAAGCTGATGGCGGCCGCGGGGGAGGAGGGGCTCCGTGCCGCTGCCCTCTCCGGGCCGGAGGTGGCACCCGGCAACTCGGCCAACCTCGAGGTTATCCGCGACGCGATTGAATCAGGGTCCCAGCTGCACCTCGTCTACCTTTCCGCGCAGAAGGACACCCTGTCGGAGCGGGACGTGGATCCGCTCCGGCTCTACTCCATGGACAACACCTGGTACTTCGAGGCCTACTGCCATTCGGCGGCCGGCCTGCGGAATTTCCGGCTGGACCGGATCGAGGATCTCGCGCCCACCGGGAAGCCGGCCTCGTCAGGGATGAAGCCCGACGGCGGGTTCCCGGCAAAGCTGTTCACCCCCAACGACGACGACACCCTGGTCACCGTCCAGCTCACCGCCCGCGGTGCCGGGCTCGCGGACGACTATTATGCCGAGCGGACAGCGCCGCTGCCGGACGGCGGCCTGATGGCCGAGATCCGGTTCGGCAACACGGCATGGCTGCCCATGTTTGTGGCCCAGCACGGCGGAACGGCACGGATCCTGGAACCTGAGGCGCTTGCCCGCGCCTCGCGGGACTGGATCGGGGCGGCCCTGGCCCAGTACAACGGCTAG
- the tatA gene encoding Sec-independent protein translocase subunit TatA, with protein sequence MRLEGWHLIIIIVLALVLFAAPKLPGMARSLGQSMRIFKSEVREMKKDGAPEAKDGSDPVEGTVVNHPRSTATDNRPADGNDVPPPNRA encoded by the coding sequence ATGAGGCTTGAAGGCTGGCATCTCATAATCATCATCGTCCTGGCTTTGGTGCTCTTCGCTGCACCGAAACTTCCCGGCATGGCCCGGAGCCTCGGCCAGTCGATGCGAATTTTCAAGTCGGAAGTCCGCGAAATGAAGAAGGACGGTGCCCCTGAAGCCAAGGACGGCTCGGATCCCGTCGAAGGCACGGTCGTCAACCACCCGCGTTCCACCGCGACGGACAACCGTCCCGCAGACGGGAACGACGTTCCGCCGCCCAACCGCGCCTAA
- the tatC gene encoding twin-arginine translocase subunit TatC, with product MALLDHLRELRNRLFKSAIAVVLATIAGFLVYQPMLAALIKPIKDLNESEGRQASLNFDGVASSFDLMIQVSVFLGVILASPVWLYQLWAFIVPGLHKKERRLALSFVSAAVPLFIGGVTLAWLVLPNAVRVLTDFTPAGGSNFISAQVYLSFVLRLLLAFGIAFLLPVVLVGLNLAGLLRGEQLLKSWRITVFLVCLFAAMAAPGGDAMSMFYLAGPMLLLFFAAIGLCVLNDRRRARRAEKRAAETEATADVATPSSELKNL from the coding sequence ATGGCTCTGCTGGACCATCTGCGCGAACTCAGGAACCGGCTGTTCAAGTCCGCCATTGCGGTTGTGCTCGCCACAATTGCGGGTTTCCTGGTGTACCAGCCCATGCTCGCGGCCCTGATCAAACCGATTAAGGACCTCAACGAGAGCGAGGGCCGGCAGGCATCGCTCAACTTCGACGGCGTGGCGAGCTCCTTCGACCTCATGATCCAGGTGTCGGTGTTCCTGGGGGTAATCCTGGCCAGCCCGGTCTGGCTGTACCAGCTCTGGGCGTTTATCGTCCCCGGACTGCACAAGAAGGAACGCCGGCTGGCGCTGTCCTTTGTGTCGGCCGCGGTGCCGCTGTTCATCGGCGGCGTGACGCTGGCGTGGCTTGTCCTCCCCAATGCCGTCCGGGTCCTCACCGACTTCACGCCAGCCGGAGGCTCCAACTTCATCAGCGCCCAGGTCTACCTGTCCTTCGTGCTGCGGCTGCTGCTGGCCTTCGGCATCGCCTTCCTGCTCCCTGTTGTCCTGGTCGGTCTGAACCTCGCCGGGCTGCTTCGTGGGGAGCAGCTCCTGAAGAGCTGGCGCATTACGGTGTTCCTTGTTTGCCTGTTCGCGGCCATGGCGGCCCCCGGCGGCGATGCGATGAGCATGTTCTACCTTGCTGGTCCCATGCTCCTGCTCTTCTTCGCAGCCATCGGCCTGTGCGTCCTGAACGACCGCCGGCGAGCACGCCGGGCAGAGAAGCGGGCCGCTGAGACCGAGGCCACAGCCGATGTTGCGACTCCGAGCAGCGAGCTGAAGAATCTCTAG